The proteins below come from a single Polymorphobacter fuscus genomic window:
- the aspS gene encoding aspartate--tRNA ligase, whose product MHAYRTHNCGALRAHDAGSSVRLSGWIHRKRDHGGVLFIDLRDHFGLTQIVVGPGSPAFETLDRARLESVVTITGDAVAREGGAVNANLATGDIEVRAQTVTIQSAATELPLPVAGDAEYPEDIRLKYRFLDLRRERLHANMMLRSNVIASLRRRMIDQGFTEFQTPILTASSPEGARDYLVPSRVHPGKFYALPQAPQMFKQLLMVAGFDRYFQIAPCFRDEDARADRSPGEFYQLDFEMSFVTQDDVFAAIEPVLAGVFEENAGFGGRTPWAVTQGAFPRIPYAESMLKYGNDKPDLRNPLVIQDVTEHFRGSGFGLFAKMVEAGNVVRAIPSPGTAEKSRKFFDDMNDWARAEGYAGLGYVTRKGGEFGGPIAKNHGEAGIQAVYDQLGLGPDDGCFFAAGKEPQAAKLAGLARTRVGQELGLIEQNVFKFCWIVDFPMFEYDEDAKKIDFSHNPFSMPQGELEALETQDPLTIKAYQYDIVCNGVELSSGAIRNHRPEIMYKAFEIAGYSAADVDANFSGMINAFKFGAPPHGGSAPGVDRMVMLIADEPNIREVVVFPMNQKAEDLMMNAPAPATMKQLRELHIRTVD is encoded by the coding sequence ATGCACGCCTATCGCACCCATAATTGCGGCGCCCTGCGCGCCCACGACGCCGGTTCGTCCGTTCGGCTGTCGGGTTGGATCCACCGCAAGCGCGACCATGGCGGTGTGCTGTTCATCGATCTTCGCGACCATTTCGGCCTGACCCAGATCGTCGTCGGGCCGGGGTCGCCGGCCTTCGAAACGCTCGATCGTGCCCGGCTCGAATCGGTCGTCACGATCACCGGCGATGCCGTTGCGCGCGAAGGCGGGGCAGTGAACGCCAATCTGGCAACCGGCGACATCGAGGTTCGAGCCCAGACGGTGACCATCCAGTCGGCGGCGACGGAGCTGCCGCTGCCGGTCGCAGGCGACGCCGAATACCCTGAAGACATCCGCCTGAAGTACCGTTTTCTCGATCTGCGCCGCGAGCGGCTGCATGCCAACATGATGCTTCGATCGAACGTCATCGCTTCGCTGCGGCGCCGCATGATCGACCAGGGTTTCACCGAATTCCAGACCCCGATCCTGACCGCAAGCAGCCCCGAGGGCGCGCGTGACTATCTGGTGCCCAGCCGCGTCCACCCGGGAAAATTCTATGCGCTGCCGCAGGCGCCGCAGATGTTCAAGCAGCTGCTGATGGTGGCGGGCTTCGACCGCTATTTCCAGATCGCGCCGTGCTTTCGCGACGAGGACGCGCGCGCCGATCGCTCGCCCGGTGAATTCTACCAGCTCGATTTCGAAATGAGTTTCGTCACGCAAGACGATGTTTTTGCAGCGATCGAGCCCGTGCTGGCCGGCGTGTTCGAGGAAAACGCCGGCTTTGGCGGGCGCACGCCCTGGGCAGTGACGCAAGGGGCCTTCCCGCGCATTCCCTATGCGGAATCGATGCTGAAGTACGGCAACGACAAGCCCGATTTGCGCAATCCGCTCGTCATCCAGGACGTGACCGAACATTTCCGCGGTTCCGGCTTCGGCCTGTTCGCCAAGATGGTCGAAGCCGGCAATGTGGTGCGTGCCATCCCGTCGCCGGGCACGGCCGAGAAGAGCCGCAAGTTCTTCGATGACATGAACGACTGGGCCCGCGCCGAAGGCTATGCCGGGCTCGGCTATGTCACCCGCAAGGGCGGGGAATTCGGCGGTCCCATCGCCAAGAACCATGGCGAGGCCGGCATCCAGGCGGTCTACGACCAACTCGGGCTGGGCCCGGACGACGGCTGTTTCTTCGCGGCCGGCAAGGAGCCGCAGGCGGCAAAGCTCGCCGGCCTGGCGCGCACACGGGTCGGGCAGGAACTGGGGCTGATCGAGCAGAATGTCTTCAAATTCTGCTGGATCGTCGATTTTCCGATGTTCGAATATGATGAGGACGCCAAGAAGATCGACTTCAGCCACAACCCATTCTCGATGCCGCAGGGCGAGCTCGAGGCGCTGGAGACACAGGACCCGCTGACCATCAAGGCCTATCAGTACGATATCGTCTGCAATGGCGTCGAACTGTCGTCGGGTGCCATTCGGAACCACCGGCCGGAAATCATGTACAAGGCATTCGAGATCGCCGGCTATAGCGCTGCCGATGTCGACGCCAATTTTTCGGGAATGATCAATGCCTTCAAGTTCGGGGCACCGCCACATGGCGGGTCGGCACCGGGGGTCGATCGCATGGTCATGCTGATTGCCGATGAGCCGAACATTCGCGAAGTCGTTGTTTTCCCGATGAACCAGAAGGCCGAAGATCTGATGATGAACGCGCCGGCGCCGGCGACGATGAAGCAGCTGCGCGAACTTCACATCCGCACGGTCGATTGA
- a CDS encoding DUF2855 family protein gives MVTATELQVRRTALADISVVERNLDAGPGQLLVHVDHFALTANNMTYAAHGVDMGYWSFFPASDGYGIVPVWGFASVVESQVEGIAVGARFYGYWPMASHAVVTPTRIGPRGFVDGAPHRQSLPAVYNHYVPASPDWGSEALQALFRPLYTTSFVLDALLSESPAATLILTSASSKTALGLAQAARGRQRVIGVTAAANIGFVESTGYYDQVMAYDALAETLPDGPVALVDFSGNGAVRHALHTALGDHLIESLIVGDTHWAAANSETLPGVTPKLFFAPSVIADRVATWGPEGFEQRLFAAWTRFMATTGWLQIVEASGATAAAGQWQALADGCIDPAAGFVVGV, from the coding sequence ATGGTGACAGCGACCGAACTTCAGGTGCGACGGACGGCACTTGCCGACATCAGCGTTGTCGAGCGCAATCTGGACGCCGGCCCCGGCCAGTTGCTGGTGCATGTCGACCATTTCGCCCTGACCGCCAACAACATGACCTATGCCGCGCATGGCGTTGACATGGGCTATTGGTCATTTTTCCCGGCGTCCGACGGATATGGTATCGTGCCGGTATGGGGCTTTGCCAGTGTCGTCGAAAGCCAGGTCGAAGGCATTGCAGTCGGCGCGCGCTTTTACGGCTATTGGCCCATGGCGAGCCATGCCGTGGTCACCCCGACGCGCATCGGACCCCGCGGTTTTGTCGACGGCGCACCGCATCGCCAGTCCTTGCCCGCTGTCTACAACCATTATGTGCCGGCCAGCCCCGACTGGGGGTCGGAGGCTCTGCAGGCGCTGTTCCGGCCGCTCTACACCACCTCTTTCGTGCTCGATGCGCTGCTTTCGGAATCGCCCGCGGCGACACTGATCCTCACCTCCGCCTCGTCGAAAACGGCGCTGGGCCTTGCCCAGGCGGCGCGCGGGCGGCAACGCGTCATCGGCGTCACGGCCGCCGCCAATATCGGCTTTGTCGAATCGACCGGCTATTACGACCAGGTCATGGCCTATGACGCCTTGGCTGAAACCCTGCCGGACGGGCCAGTGGCGCTGGTGGATTTTTCCGGCAACGGCGCCGTTCGCCACGCCCTCCACACCGCGCTTGGCGATCATCTGATCGAGAGCCTCATCGTCGGCGACACGCATTGGGCCGCCGCCAATAGCGAAACCTTGCCGGGGGTGACCCCGAAACTGTTCTTTGCGCCCTCGGTCATCGCCGACCGCGTGGCGACCTGGGGGCCGGAAGGCTTCGAGCAGCGGCTATTTGCGGCCTGGACGCGTTTCATGGCGACGACTGGCTGGCTGCAGATCGTGGAAGCGAGCGGCGCGACGGCCGCGGCGGGGCAATGGCAAGCCCTTGCAGACGGTTGCATCGACCCGGCCGCTGGCTTTGTCGTCGGGGTTTAG
- a CDS encoding polyphosphate kinase 2 family protein — MAKDPGTIDLADFEADLDLDTETYETRLTALQHQMELIQAAYINQGLKAVIALEGWDAAGKGGLITRLVGSLDHRYTHVWSIGAPTKPEADHHFLWRFWQRLPGRREIAVFDRTWYGRVLVERVDKLTPKADWQRAYDEINAFEALHIADGARFVKLFLHISQDEQDKRLKERIETPWKRWKTGPEDYHNRANRDAYLKAYHDMFERTSTPDAPWTVIAANDKKSARIKSIETVVAVLSKDIDLDYPPADPALVATAEAALNRTIDIGN; from the coding sequence ATGGCAAAGGACCCGGGCACGATCGACCTTGCCGATTTCGAGGCAGACCTCGATCTCGACACCGAAACCTATGAAACCCGCCTGACCGCGCTCCAGCATCAGATGGAGCTGATCCAGGCGGCGTATATCAACCAGGGCCTGAAGGCCGTCATCGCGCTCGAAGGCTGGGACGCCGCGGGCAAGGGTGGTCTGATCACCCGGCTCGTCGGCTCGCTCGATCACCGCTACACCCATGTCTGGTCGATCGGTGCGCCGACAAAGCCGGAGGCCGATCATCATTTCCTCTGGCGGTTCTGGCAACGCCTGCCGGGCCGGCGCGAAATCGCCGTTTTCGATCGCACCTGGTATGGCAGGGTGCTCGTCGAACGCGTCGACAAGCTGACGCCCAAGGCGGACTGGCAGCGCGCCTATGACGAGATCAATGCCTTCGAGGCGCTGCATATCGCCGACGGCGCGCGCTTCGTGAAGCTGTTCCTCCACATCAGCCAGGATGAGCAGGACAAAAGGCTGAAGGAACGGATTGAAACGCCGTGGAAGCGGTGGAAGACCGGGCCGGAAGATTATCACAACCGCGCCAACCGCGACGCGTATCTCAAAGCCTATCACGACATGTTCGAGCGTACATCGACCCCGGACGCGCCGTGGACGGTGATTGCTGCCAACGACAAGAAATCGGCCCGGATCAAGAGCATCGAGACGGTCGTTGCGGTCCTTTCGAAGGACATCGACCTTGATTACCCGCCGGCCGACCCGGCGCTCGTTGCCACGGCCGAGGCGGCGTTGAACCGGACGATCGATATCGGCAATTAA